CCCTCTGATTGGTGTGAGTCATGCCAAAGCCTAGTCAGACTTTGGCATCCTGCAATCAGAGGGACACCGAGCCTTAATGGTTCCCGCGGCGACGCAGCTTATTGTTCGGCAATCAGTGCTTCGACCTTGAGGATCTGCGCCTGAAGGGTCGCGCGGTCCTTGCAGCGCAGGTTGGCGTGACCCACCTTGCGACCTGCCTTGAAGGCCTTGCCGTAGTGATGCACATGGCAATCGTCGATCGCCATGACCCGCTCGACCGGCGGCACCACGCCGATGAAGTTGAGCATGGCGCTCTCGCCAACCTTGGCCGTGGAGCCCAACGGCAAGCCCGCCACCGCCCGCAGGTGGTTTTCGAACTGGCTGCACTCGGCGCCTTCGGTCGTCCAGTGCCCGGAGTTGTGCACGCGCGGGGCGATTTCGTTGGCCTTGAGGCCACCGTCGACTTCAAAGAACTCGAACGCCATCACGCCGACGTAATCCAGCTGCTTGAGCACACGGCTCGAATAGTCTTCGGCCAGGGCCTGCAGCGGGTGGTCAGTGCTGGCCACGGACACTTTCAGGATGCCGTTGACGTGGGTGTTGTGCACCAACGGATAGAAGCGGGTTTCGCCATCACGGGCACGCACGGCGATCAGCGAGACTTCACCGGTGAACGGCACGAAGCCTTCCAGCAGGCAGGCGACGCTGCCCAGTTCGGCGAAAGTACCGACCACATCGGCAGCGGTGCGCAGCACTTTCTGGCCCTTGCCATCATACCCCAGGGTGCGGGTTTTCAGCACGGCCGGCAGGCCGATGCTGGCGACGGCGGCGTCCAGGTCCGCCTGGGACTGGATATCGGCGAAGGCCGGGGTCGGAATGCCCAGGTCCTTGAACATGCTCTTCTCGAACCAGCGGTCGCGGGCGATGCGCAAGGCTTCCGCGCTCGGGTACACCGGGACGAACTGCGACAGGAAGGCCACGGTTTCGGCCGGGACGCTTTCGAACTCGAA
This genomic stretch from Pseudomonas orientalis harbors:
- a CDS encoding 5-(carboxyamino)imidazole ribonucleotide synthase — encoded protein: MKIGVIGGGQLGRMLALAGTPLGMNFAFLDPAPDACAAALGEHLRADYSDPDHLRQLADEVDLVTFEFESVPAETVAFLSQFVPVYPSAEALRIARDRWFEKSMFKDLGIPTPAFADIQSQADLDAAVASIGLPAVLKTRTLGYDGKGQKVLRTAADVVGTFAELGSVACLLEGFVPFTGEVSLIAVRARDGETRFYPLVHNTHVNGILKVSVASTDHPLQALAEDYSSRVLKQLDYVGVMAFEFFEVDGGLKANEIAPRVHNSGHWTTEGAECSQFENHLRAVAGLPLGSTAKVGESAMLNFIGVVPPVERVMAIDDCHVHHYGKAFKAGRKVGHANLRCKDRATLQAQILKVEALIAEQ